A region from the Pirellulales bacterium genome encodes:
- a CDS encoding xanthine dehydrogenase family protein molybdopterin-binding subunit, with product MAKKYSWPERGTASLIGKPHDRIDGMAKATGVAKYTYDVAPERMLLARVLGCPHAHCKIKSIDLSGAEKVPGVVKAMAMKVEGNEVRWEGDPIAAVAGESEAAVAEGLKAIKVEYEALDIFVKDEDLAAAEAAKRTGKPAKNTQLEKEAPDDADEEKFADEEIARLLKESDVVVEGHYGIDVITHMCLEPHGATCQWDGDKLNAYLSTQNVSGTAGQFATPLGLTAGDVTVICDFIGGGFGSKFQVDNFNVTAAKIAKEVGRPVKLMLDRDIELKTAGCRPSGYINVKIGADKNGVVKVWDSEHWGTFGATLGGVDQGVIPYVFNPKNRRRRAIPIITNASPSRAWRAPNHPQGSAMTQVAYDDIAGKLGLDSYDVFLRNLPTVSNEKQEIYKAEMEIAAKLMDWKAKWHAHGKGPAKGSVVSGLGMAIHTWGGGGQPSNTNITIHPDGAVEATLGSQDLGTGTRTVIALVTAETFGLPLSAVKVNIGSSKYPPSAASGGSVTIASVSESTRRAAQDALRQVNDLVAKKLGVEADTLVAKDGKISVEGDAKKSLSWKDACSLLGMMPLEVKGEFKRRDDQGLSSSQVGGVQMAEVEVDKDTGVVRMRKFVMVQDMGLVINPKTAKSQMYGAAIMGISYALFEQRIMDPTTGVFLNAEIADYKLPRLGDIGEIVVEIYEPDSEYNRGVVGLGEPPVISPGATISNAVCNALGVRVPVLPLTPKRVLDALAKARKV from the coding sequence GTGGCTAAGAAATACAGCTGGCCCGAGCGGGGCACGGCCTCGCTGATCGGCAAACCGCACGATCGCATCGACGGCATGGCCAAGGCCACCGGCGTGGCGAAATACACCTACGATGTCGCGCCCGAGCGGATGTTGCTGGCCCGCGTCTTGGGTTGCCCGCACGCGCATTGCAAGATCAAGTCGATTGACCTAAGCGGCGCCGAGAAAGTGCCCGGCGTCGTCAAGGCCATGGCGATGAAGGTCGAAGGGAACGAAGTTCGTTGGGAAGGGGATCCCATCGCGGCCGTGGCGGGCGAAAGTGAAGCGGCCGTGGCCGAAGGACTGAAGGCGATCAAGGTCGAGTACGAAGCGCTCGATATCTTCGTCAAGGACGAGGATCTGGCCGCCGCAGAGGCCGCCAAGCGCACGGGCAAACCGGCCAAGAATACCCAGCTCGAAAAAGAAGCCCCGGACGACGCCGACGAAGAGAAATTCGCCGATGAAGAGATCGCCCGACTGCTGAAAGAGTCGGATGTGGTCGTGGAAGGGCATTACGGCATCGACGTCATTACGCACATGTGCTTGGAGCCTCATGGCGCCACGTGCCAATGGGATGGCGACAAGCTGAATGCGTATCTGTCGACGCAAAACGTCTCGGGCACGGCCGGCCAGTTCGCCACGCCGCTCGGTTTGACGGCCGGAGACGTGACCGTGATCTGCGATTTCATCGGCGGCGGCTTCGGCAGCAAGTTCCAGGTCGACAATTTCAACGTCACAGCGGCCAAGATCGCCAAGGAAGTCGGTCGGCCGGTGAAGCTGATGTTGGATCGCGATATCGAGCTGAAGACGGCCGGCTGCCGCCCCAGCGGATATATCAACGTCAAGATCGGCGCCGACAAGAACGGCGTGGTCAAGGTTTGGGATTCGGAACATTGGGGGACCTTTGGCGCTACGCTGGGGGGCGTGGACCAGGGCGTGATCCCGTACGTGTTCAATCCCAAGAATCGCCGCCGCCGCGCGATTCCGATCATCACCAACGCCAGTCCGTCGCGCGCCTGGCGCGCTCCCAATCATCCGCAGGGAAGCGCGATGACACAGGTCGCGTACGACGATATCGCGGGCAAGCTCGGCCTGGACAGCTACGACGTTTTCTTGCGCAATTTGCCGACCGTCTCGAACGAGAAGCAAGAAATCTACAAGGCCGAGATGGAGATCGCCGCCAAGCTGATGGATTGGAAGGCCAAGTGGCACGCGCACGGCAAAGGCCCTGCCAAGGGCTCGGTCGTGAGTGGCCTCGGGATGGCCATTCACACCTGGGGTGGTGGCGGTCAGCCGTCGAACACCAACATCACCATTCACCCCGACGGCGCCGTCGAAGCCACGCTCGGCAGCCAGGATCTGGGGACCGGCACGCGGACCGTGATCGCTTTGGTCACGGCCGAGACGTTCGGCCTGCCGCTCTCGGCCGTGAAGGTGAATATCGGCAGCTCGAAGTATCCGCCCAGCGCGGCCTCGGGCGGCAGCGTCACGATCGCCAGCGTCAGCGAATCGACCCGCCGCGCCGCGCAAGACGCGCTGCGACAGGTCAACGATTTGGTGGCCAAGAAGTTGGGCGTCGAGGCCGACACGCTCGTGGCCAAGGACGGCAAGATCTCGGTCGAGGGAGACGCCAAGAAATCGCTGTCGTGGAAAGACGCCTGCAGCTTGTTGGGCATGATGCCGCTAGAGGTGAAGGGAGAGTTCAAACGCCGCGACGATCAGGGGCTTTCCAGCTCGCAGGTCGGCGGCGTGCAGATGGCCGAAGTCGAAGTCGACAAGGACACCGGCGTCGTCCGCATGCGAAAGTTCGTCATGGTCCAGGATATGGGCCTGGTCATTAATCCCAAGACCGCCAAGAGCCAGATGTACGGCGCGGCGATCATGGGAATCTCTTATGCCCTTTTCGAGCAGCGGATCATGGACCCCACGACCGGCGTGTTTTTGAATGCCGAGATCGCTGACTACAAACTGCCGCGGCTGGGGGACATTGGCGAGATTGTCGTGGAAATCTACGAGCCCGATAGCGAATACAACCGCGGCGTCGTCGGATTGGGCGAGCCTCCGGTCATCAGCCCCGGAGCGACCATCTCGAACGCCGTCTGCAACGCATTGGGCGTGCGTGTGCCGGTTTTGCCTCTAACGCCTAAACGAGTCCTTGACGCTTTGGCGAAAGCGAGGAAAGTCTGA
- a CDS encoding DUF1080 domain-containing protein: MTRTQQFSILPTLLIAIGALCCQASLAQAADNQPPAGFTALFNGKDLAGWKGLPAGPLDNPAKQAKAPAGELAAAQKAADEDMRAHWNVADGALVFDGKGRSLCTAKDYGNFELLLDWKILKDGDSGIYLRGTPQVQIWDPDLKVADGVGSGGLYNNQKNPSKPTKKADKPVGQWNTFRIKMVGDKVSVWLNGELVTDNVVLENFWERDKPLFPTGQIELQNHGNTLYFKNIYLKELP; this comes from the coding sequence ATGACTCGCACCCAACAGTTTTCCATTCTGCCCACGCTCCTCATTGCTATCGGGGCACTGTGCTGTCAGGCCTCGTTGGCGCAGGCCGCCGACAATCAACCACCCGCGGGCTTCACCGCCTTGTTCAACGGCAAAGATCTGGCCGGTTGGAAGGGTCTGCCTGCTGGCCCGCTCGATAATCCCGCCAAGCAGGCCAAGGCGCCTGCCGGCGAATTGGCCGCCGCACAAAAGGCGGCCGACGAGGATATGCGGGCCCACTGGAACGTTGCCGACGGCGCGCTCGTTTTCGATGGCAAGGGACGCAGCCTCTGCACGGCCAAGGACTACGGCAACTTCGAGCTGCTGCTGGATTGGAAGATTCTCAAGGATGGCGACAGCGGCATCTACCTGCGCGGCACGCCACAAGTGCAAATCTGGGATCCGGATTTGAAAGTGGCGGACGGCGTAGGCTCGGGCGGCCTTTACAACAACCAGAAGAATCCCTCAAAGCCCACCAAGAAGGCCGACAAACCCGTCGGCCAGTGGAACACGTTTCGCATCAAGATGGTCGGCGACAAAGTCAGCGTTTGGCTGAACGGCGAGTTGGTCACCGACAACGTGGTGCTGGAAAACTTCTGGGAGCGTGACAAGCCACTCTTCCCCACCGGCCAGATCGAGCTGCAAAACCACGGCAACACGCTGTACTTCAAGAACATCTACCTGAAGGAGCTGCCGTAG
- a CDS encoding 2Fe-2S iron-sulfur cluster-binding protein translates to MADQRPFSGGGSNVSRRAFLKGSGAAAAATALATGSGVAEAADEKSKLVGPGATPIKLNVNGRERVLPVEPRTTLLEALRYKLNLTGAKPVSVDDSSGASMVIINGKPASANTVFAIACVGKKIQTVESLGGDKPDAVPVAFLHNDAMQCGFCTPGFVVAVRAFLDKNPKATEKQIREGLNSNLCRCGTYANVIMAAVEVVKGGKRG, encoded by the coding sequence ATGGCGGATCAACGACCCTTCTCCGGCGGCGGCAGCAATGTCAGCCGTCGCGCGTTCTTAAAAGGCTCTGGTGCCGCGGCGGCGGCCACGGCGCTGGCAACTGGCTCGGGCGTCGCCGAAGCGGCCGACGAAAAATCGAAACTCGTCGGCCCTGGCGCCACGCCGATCAAGTTGAACGTCAACGGCCGCGAGCGCGTATTGCCGGTCGAACCACGCACGACGTTGCTCGAGGCGTTGCGCTACAAGTTGAATCTCACTGGGGCCAAGCCGGTGAGCGTCGACGATTCCAGCGGCGCCAGCATGGTGATCATCAATGGCAAGCCGGCCAGTGCCAACACCGTGTTCGCAATCGCCTGCGTCGGCAAGAAAATTCAAACCGTCGAAAGCCTGGGCGGCGACAAACCGGACGCCGTGCCCGTCGCCTTCTTGCACAACGACGCCATGCAGTGCGGCTTTTGCACGCCGGGCTTTGTCGTGGCGGTGCGGGCCTTTTTGGACAAGAACCCTAAGGCGACCGAGAAGCAAATCCGCGAGGGGCTGAACAGCAATCTCTGCCGCTGCGGCACCTACGCCAATGTGATCATGGCCGCCGTCGAGGTGGTGAAGGGAGGCAAGCGTGGCTAA